The Coleofasciculus sp. FACHB-T130 genome contains the following window.
CCGTTTGTAGCTTTGCATCCTCCCGCAACCGGCGACAAACTTCAAAGCCTCCCAGATCCGGCATCATTACATCCAGTAAAATCAAATCTGGCTGAAAATCTTTGACAACTTCCAGTGCTTGAACGCCTGATGAAGCTATTAGAGTTTCATATCCTTGTGAATACAACAACTCTTCTAGCAGCAATAAATTATTGGGTTCATCATCAACTAACAGAATGCGCGGCAAGGGCTTTGTCATGGGACTGACAATATAAGTGCAAGTGGCGCTGTTATGGAAAACTACTTCTGTTAGCCACCATTACACTCGCGCCTATGATTTTCCTTCAGTGTAACTACTTAAAACAGTTGTTCGCTGAACCAGTAATTCTAACTAGATGCCCCTGACGATTCCTAAGCTTGACAAGTTTTCTTTCAGTACAGGTAGGTAGATAGATGGAAATCTAACTCCTCCGAGGTTGCCGGTAACTGAGAGAACTTTAACATTATTGAAACACAGGACTTCGGTAAAGACAATTAACCATCTGGTAGATCGAAAAACAAACCGATCAAGAGATGATCTTTCTCCCAAAGATAGATAGCCCTTTGGTGATAACAATTCTCGATTGGATGCAGCAAGGTTTAACCCCACCCCATAGACCTAGAGGGCTGCCACACCTCTCAATTTGCAGATTCAAATAGGGTATAGGAGCAGGGTATCCTTGCCGCTCATGGATTCTTTGGGGTTCTAATCCTGCATAAAAGAGCGGACGGTAGTCGTGAGGAGATCGATATCTATTGGCTTACTGATGTAACCATTTGCCCCAGCAGCCAAACAGCGATCGCGATCGCCCGCCATTGCCATTGCCGTTACTGCAATTACTGGCACCGACTTCCACAAGCGATTGGCTTTAAGCTGACGGATAATTTCAAACCCATCCACCCCCGGTAGTTGGATATCCATGACAATCAAGTGCGGCAGCGATTTAGGCGTCACAAAGGGAGATTGCAACGCTTCCATCATCGTGCGACCGTTATAAATTAACTCAACTGCATACCCTTCTAACTCAAGTACATCAGAAATCAATGCCTGATTGAAAGCTTGATCTTCCACCACCAAAACTCGCTTGGCATTCTCAGAAGACACACCACCTTTGAGAAATGATGACGGCTGTTGGCTTGGCACTGGGTTCGCTGCCTCTGTCAACGTCTGACTCATTTCCGTTACCGGCAACCAGACGCGAAACGTACTCCCCTGATTTTCCACCGATTCCAGAGAGACGGTGCCGCCGTGGAGTTCCGCCAGTCGCTTCGTCAGCGCCAAACCTAACCCAGTTCCTTCATGTTGCCGCGTTAAGGAAGCATCCACCTGCTGGAAAGGGCGAAACAGCAAATGCCACTTATCTCTAGAAATCCCGATACCTGAGTCTTTGACTTCAAGACACAAGAAAGGCGTGCTAGGATTCACCGGGCTGCGATCCGGTCGAAATTCCCCAATCAACTGGGTGCCATAAGCCAGTCGTCCACTCAATTTAATTTGCCCGCGATCTGGGGTAAACTTGACAGCGTTGGAGAGCAAATTAATTAATATCTGGCGGACACGGCGTTCATCTAAAGATGCCTGCCCCAGCCGATAGTCTATTTCTAGGGTTAAGGCAAGTCGCTTTTTATCCGCACGGGGTTGAATCATTTGCAAACACTGCCTGCAAAGATCCAGGATGGAAACTGGCTGGAGTTCGAGTTCTGCCTTTCCGGCTTCTATTTTGGAGAGATCCAGAATGTCATTAATCAACTGCAACAGGTGTTGACCGCTTTCTTCCATCACCCGCACGTATTTAATCTGGCGTTCGTTCAAGGAACCGGCAATTTGCCGCAGCAACAAGTCCGAAAACCCTAAAATGCTGTTGAGGGGTGTCCGCAGTTCGTGGGACATGGCAGCCAGAAACTCAGACTTCATTTGGGAAGCCCGTTCTAAATTCTGATTAATTTCGCGCAGGTGTTCTTGCGCCTGGGCCCTTTCAATGGCAACGCCCAGCGTGCGACAAGCGACCAGGAGTATATCCTGTTGGGGAGCGTCCTGAAGTCTCTGATGAGTGCGAGATTCCAGCGTCAAGACGCCAATAATCTTGCCATTGGCGGCGGGAATGGGAAAAATGCCCAGTTGACCAATTGCCGGATGGCGAAATGCCGACACTGCCTGGGGATGTTTAGAATAATCGTCAACAAATACTGGCTTGCCGGTTTCTACGACTTGCCACAATAACCCTTGACCATAGGGAATCCCTCGATCGAGAAAGGCTTGCATCTCGGCAACGGCAGCTTCGCCGTGAGTCGCGATGAATCGACCAGAAATTTGATTGGTGAGAATATCGGCATAGGCATCAATGCCTTGACCCGTAATTACCTTGACATCGCCGAACGCTGCACCCATTGTCTCCACCAGATAGGAAAGTGCAAATTTTCCGATTGTCTGCAAGTCGCTGGCAGGCTGCAACCGTTCCATCAAACCTACTAAAAAGGTCAGCCGCCTCACCTCAGCGTTTAAAGTTACCTGGTAGTCTTGATACCTGGTGACATCGCGGAAGGTAAACAGGCGTCCCCCATCACTCGTCAGTGTGGTATCTATCTCTAGGCAGATACCGTTAGATTGCTGTATGGGAAAGGAAATGTATTCTGTTTCAGTTTTGCTAAGGGCTGAAGCGATTTGTTCGCTCTGCTGCTGCGACCAATATCCCTGTGCCACCACTTCAGCCAAGACTTCGCTACAATGCGGCTGTAGACCCAGCCATTCGGGGGGAAGTCCCCAAAGAAGACTGAATTTTCGATTAAACAAGACTAAGTGATGGGAGCGGTTAAACAAAGCGATCGCATGGTCTACTGGATTCAAAATGAGTTCTTGTTCCTCCTTTGACTGTTGCCCAGCAGCGATTGTCTGCTCTGGTTGCATAGTTTTTTGAGAAGTTGAGGGTGAAGAAGTCGGGAATCAGTCTAGCACCGTCTGAATCTTGTTAATGTGGCTTTCATCGTCAAAAGTAAACCTTTCTTAATCATTCTTTACTTAACAAAATCTAACATTATCGCTCATGAGTTGACCAACTAAATGTTGTGATTCAACGCACAAGGCAATAAGATCAAAATCTCACTCCATAGATGTTAGGAGTCAAACTATCCAGGGTGGTGCGATCACTTCTATCTCAAGGTAGACATGATGAAATAGAGGTCAGTTGCTCCTTAAATGGGTGAGGTGAGAGATGAGGTTTGTAGAGCAAACTTTAAATCAGGAAAATGAGTTTGAAGTCAGTCTTCCTCTGTCTGAATTTCCGGCTTCAAAACTGAAAACTCAAACGATGCTAAATACTCAAAACTCCATGTCACTGGCCCAAGAACTGGCACAGAATTGGCGAGAGCAGATTGTAGCCGACTATCCCGACTCTAGCGCAGCAATGCAAGAAAGTATTACGCGCTGGCTGATCGGAGAAGATTTAGAACGATTTGAAGCCCTGAACCCAAGCCAGATGACAATTGCTCGGCAAGCAATGGAATATCGTTACCGAATTTTACGGCAGCGCTATTTAGGCGTGGGGCCAGAGCGTGCCTATCGGAATCTTACGACTCGGTTGGGCAGCTTAGTGCTGCTTCGCAATAAAATCCGTACTTGGGTGGCGCTTTCGCGCGATCGCCAGCGGGCAGTGGTCGATGTATTGCAAGAAGTAATTCAGGAACTATTACACAGCGATCGCTACATTCAACAGCAAATTGCTTGGATTGCCCAATGTACTCCTAGTGATACTCGTCTCCGCAATTCCCTACTGATGACCAGTATCGAAGAGTATTGCCTCAGGCCGATTCGCAACCAACCGCTGTTAGTGTATCGGTTTGTGAATTATCTACGGCGTTCTCAGAGAGGCGGCATGACTCACGTACCCGATGGCGAACTGGTACGGCTGGTTTCCGAAGAAGTGACGCCCGATGAAACAGACAGCCCGGTGAGTTTGCTAGACGCTCAAGCAGTCACTCAGTACCAAGAAAATCAAGTTTGGGAAGAACAACAAGCGTTACGTACCACTGTCAAGCAGGAATTTAAAGACTATCTAGCCGAAAATGTGAGTCAATCTGCTGCTGATTGGCTGACACTGTATCTGCAAGGCAAGTCCCAAGAAGCGATTGCTAGCGCCTTAAACCTACAGATCAAAGAAGTCTATCGACTGCGTGAAAAAGTCAGCTACCATGCCATTCGGGTTTTTGCCGTTAAAAGCCAGCCAGAATTAGTCGCCAGTTGGCTAGAAGCGTCATTGCAAGAACACAACCTGGGTTTGACCCTAATCGAGTGGGAGCAATTCTACGCCACTCTCCCCTCCGTGCAGCGGCAGTTAATTGATGGTTTAAAAGCAGGCAAAACCCTAGACGCGATTGCTGCTGAATTGAACCTGAAAAATCACCAAGTCATGGGCGAATGGAGCAAACTTTATCTAGCCGCTCAAGCCTTGCGGAGCGATTCTTAACCTAGTTTTCGACAACTAGCAATATTTTCTTCCCAGAGGGGTAGCATAA
Protein-coding sequences here:
- a CDS encoding ATP-binding protein, which translates into the protein MQPEQTIAAGQQSKEEQELILNPVDHAIALFNRSHHLVLFNRKFSLLWGLPPEWLGLQPHCSEVLAEVVAQGYWSQQQSEQIASALSKTETEYISFPIQQSNGICLEIDTTLTSDGGRLFTFRDVTRYQDYQVTLNAEVRRLTFLVGLMERLQPASDLQTIGKFALSYLVETMGAAFGDVKVITGQGIDAYADILTNQISGRFIATHGEAAVAEMQAFLDRGIPYGQGLLWQVVETGKPVFVDDYSKHPQAVSAFRHPAIGQLGIFPIPAANGKIIGVLTLESRTHQRLQDAPQQDILLVACRTLGVAIERAQAQEHLREINQNLERASQMKSEFLAAMSHELRTPLNSILGFSDLLLRQIAGSLNERQIKYVRVMEESGQHLLQLINDILDLSKIEAGKAELELQPVSILDLCRQCLQMIQPRADKKRLALTLEIDYRLGQASLDERRVRQILINLLSNAVKFTPDRGQIKLSGRLAYGTQLIGEFRPDRSPVNPSTPFLCLEVKDSGIGISRDKWHLLFRPFQQVDASLTRQHEGTGLGLALTKRLAELHGGTVSLESVENQGSTFRVWLPVTEMSQTLTEAANPVPSQQPSSFLKGGVSSENAKRVLVVEDQAFNQALISDVLELEGYAVELIYNGRTMMEALQSPFVTPKSLPHLIVMDIQLPGVDGFEIIRQLKANRLWKSVPVIAVTAMAMAGDRDRCLAAGANGYISKPIDIDLLTTTVRSFMQD
- a CDS encoding HetZ-related protein 2, with protein sequence MSLAQELAQNWREQIVADYPDSSAAMQESITRWLIGEDLERFEALNPSQMTIARQAMEYRYRILRQRYLGVGPERAYRNLTTRLGSLVLLRNKIRTWVALSRDRQRAVVDVLQEVIQELLHSDRYIQQQIAWIAQCTPSDTRLRNSLLMTSIEEYCLRPIRNQPLLVYRFVNYLRRSQRGGMTHVPDGELVRLVSEEVTPDETDSPVSLLDAQAVTQYQENQVWEEQQALRTTVKQEFKDYLAENVSQSAADWLTLYLQGKSQEAIASALNLQIKEVYRLREKVSYHAIRVFAVKSQPELVASWLEASLQEHNLGLTLIEWEQFYATLPSVQRQLIDGLKAGKTLDAIAAELNLKNHQVMGEWSKLYLAAQALRSDS